In Rhodospirillaceae bacterium, a single window of DNA contains:
- a CDS encoding DUF983 domain-containing protein produces the protein MTDTGPKRSILLSISRGVRKRCPNCGMGRIFQTYIKPTPACGACSEKLDHIRTDDFAPWLMILVTGHIVVSLAFYVELTFSPPLWVHASLWAPTILLLTLGLLPHAKGACLGLMWALRLRGDETQ, from the coding sequence ATGACTGATACAGGCCCGAAGCGCTCGATCCTTCTCTCTATATCTCGTGGTGTTCGCAAACGCTGCCCGAATTGTGGGATGGGTCGAATTTTTCAAACCTATATAAAGCCGACGCCCGCCTGTGGTGCGTGCAGTGAAAAGCTCGACCATATTCGCACGGACGATTTTGCGCCTTGGCTGATGATCTTAGTGACCGGGCATATCGTTGTCTCACTCGCGTTTTATGTCGAACTGACATTCTCTCCACCCCTATGGGTGCATGCGTCATTATGGGCGCCGACGATCCTTCTCTTGACTCTTGGCTTGCTTCCCCATGCCAAGGGGGCGTGTTTGGGTCTAATGTGGGCCTTGCGACTGCGCGGGGATGAGACACAGTGA